The DNA sequence GTTTTTAGTCTTCCTATGAGGGATGGAAACTTGTTCATTCTCGTGTGTCTACAGTATTCCGCCCAGTTTTTAGTCTTCCTATGAGGGATAAAAGCCAAAGGTGCTTCTACGCTATTCGGTTATGTTGGCCAGGTTTCGGATTTCTAAAAAAAATAAGCTGCCGAAGAAATGTGACTTTCTCCGGCAGCTTATTTTGTTGTTATTGTGGCTTTAATTTCTATTTGTTATTTCCTCAAACCTTCCGTATCCGTAATTTGTCTTTGCTCCTATGCCTGCTTTGCAAAGCATCTGCTTTAGTTGTTTTTCTAATTCTCCAAAAACTGTGTCAGGTAACTCGCTTTTCGTACGGTCTTTCAAGATCGTAAATCTGAAAGTTCCGGCACAGACCGTAACGTATGTTACGGGAACGGGATTGTACCAGTCGTTTGGCGGATGGTCAGAGTTCATGTAATACGGCTGAAAATGGCTGTTTATTATATCTACGCCAAATTTCAAGTCGCTTATGGGTATGGCGTCCAAAAATATCAGGCAACCCTTTATATTTTCTGATTCCCCATTTTCGCCCCCCTTTATGTCCTCACCAAAAAGCTCTTTGAAATATTCAACTAAATGGTTATTGCTTTTAAGATAATGCGCCAGACAGCCCTTTATTGCACTATTGGGTATTACTGGTATGCCATAGTTTCTTGAAAAGGTCATGCCGACTTCAAGGGCCGATGGGTTGCCCGAACCGACGAGCAGCTTGCCTTTGAGTCTAAAATTTAAATCACAGACCTTGCTCATTTTGGATCCTAGATTATTAATTAAATAATCTAATTTATTGCACAATATACTAAATGGATTTCGATCGCCCTCTTTTGTCATTCTTTGCAGTTTACTGTTTAAGTGTTTGGCTAATTCTAGAGCAAGGTTTCTTTCATCCCTGTTGTGATTTTCAAAAACCCTCCTGTTGTTTGGCTCCAAAAAGAAATACTTATCCCAGTAAAGGCCAAGATTGAGGCTGTCGGGCAGGTGATCAAAGGGGTAGGTCATTTTTTATCACCGCCAAAGTATATCTCGGCGTAGCGTTTAAGCCAGCTTGCGCCGTCGATGGCAGCTAGCTGGGCGTTTAGGTATTCGGCGGCGGTCAGAGATTTGTTTGTCATTGATTCGCTAAATATCCGGGCGCTGAAATCTTTCATATCGGCCTTTAAACCTATAAGCTCATCTAAATGCTTTATAGCCTCGTCGAAACCTTTTTTCTTCAAAAAAAGCAGCGTTGCCGCGATGCCGTTTCCAATGATCATGCTGCCAAGCCCTCTTACGGTCCTTAGGTAATCTTCCCTGCGCTTTTCTTCAACGCTTTTGACCATGGCCATTGCCTTATAAGCCATCTCGAGGTTTTTATGTATCACTGTTTGTCACCTTCCCGGCCAAAAAGGGTTACCCAAACCATGCCCTTGCCTACCGTCTCTTTACCTCCTATGTTTATCAGTTGCCCATCAATCGCATCGTTTAATTTACCAAGTATGCCTTCATTGGCATATACAGTCGGCCTTGCAACGAAATACATGGCTGTGTCCTGCGGAAGATACTCTTCATACCAAAGCGCTCTTTCTTCGGTTGTGCCGCTTTCGCTCAGCCTTATCCTTGGGACGACTTCCGTCATGGTCGCTACTATCTGCGAAAACAGGTTATCGCTTACGATGACCACGTCTTCTGTAAGCTTATTTTGAAGATACTCGATGGGGGCACACTTCGATATGGATTTAAATATGTCGGCCATAATTTCTTTTTCGTTTTGATTTTTCAGGGAGTCAAGGGCAATTTCTTCCAGCCATACCTTTTCATTTCTTGAAACATTGCCCAGGCAGAAGGCCTTTTCGTCGCTCAGTTGGGGGAGCAATTTGTTGAGCCGGTTTAATTTTTCTTTATAATAGCAGCTGCCCGAATCAGGTGTGTCGCTGCTGCTTGTGTTTTTTGAATCCAAAGCGTCTAAAAACCTTGACATGACCAGAGGACAGGTAACCCATACGAACAGCTTATCAGGATTTCTTACGGGAAAAAGCAATATCTTCGCCTCGGAAAAGGCGACATTGCCGGGTTTGCTGTTGGCGCTGCCTTCAATCTCGCTCCCAAAAATCTCTTCTACCTGGTCTGAATGACTTATCCTGCAATACGACCGCAATGCTCCCTTAATGCCCTGAATGACCGGAAAGCGCGTCTTTCGTTCCCTTTGTATGGGAAGGTCGATACTGCCTATCTCCGGCCCGCTGCCAGCGTGTAGCTGTGTTTCTGCATATAGCAAATATACCGCTTTATCTTGCATAACCTTCATTCCTCCCCCCTAAAGCTTTCCCATTTCATGGAAATGAATCTTCCAAATCCGAAGTCCTTTAACTTACTGTTAAGCGATGATTCGTTACTCGGTATTCCTTTTAAATAGTAAACAGTCCCTGGGCCAGCTGCATGGTATATTGGCTTCGGTTTGCTATTAACCATATCCCAGCCGCTTACGGCCACTTTTTTGCTGCCGGCTATAGCGACTATTTCGGTCTGTCCTACTTTTCCGGATGCAGGTGCAATGCCCCCGTCAAGCAGGGCAGGGGTTATGAGCGATATTGCTGTATTTTCACCGGATGTCGAAAGGTCTAAGGCGGCAGTTTCAAGCTCTTTCATATAAACTTTTGCCCAACGCTGTTTAGATCCTAAAAATACGCCCTCTATGCGAACCTTGCAGATGAGATCAACAGTTTCTTCGTCCTCGGTGAGCATGAAGAACCCACCGCGGTTAAACCTATAAAAGGTCAGCGTATAAAGCAAATGCCTAGCTGCACGCTTTATCCCTTTTTCGATGCCTATTCCAAAACGGGATTCCACGGATATCTTGGGTTTAGATAGCTTGAAAGTCATGCCACAATGCAGGTTCTCAAGGTCTTTAAGCTCTATGTAGCTTTCATCCGCTTCCTCGGCACCTTCGAATTCCGGTATCCAGGGCAGACAGTTAAGATTTAGGTCGTCATCACATAAAAACTTTTTGTCCTGATTGTCCACTTTTATCAGAGGCATGGTCTTATATGTCAGTTCATTTCCAATTTTGACGCGATATATATTCTTGGGCGCTGGGAAATAATGCCTAAATGTGTTGCCATCTGGACTGTCGTATTCAAATATGAAGGGGCCAAAAAGTCTGAGCTTTCCGGCATTTTGCGCGTCTCCGATGATTTCTTGCTCTTCGGTGGTAAGTTGTGCCATCTTTCCATAAGGAAGTTTTATGCCCCAATTTTTCATGAGTGCAGTCCTGAGCGCCCCGTAAAAGGGGAAAGGCGACGGGAATCGGCTTTCTACGCGGTCGGAGGCGCTAAACCTGCGGTTTTCCTTGAAGGCCACCCAATCTTCCGGTTCGAAATAGATAGCCCACAGCTTCATCGCTCATCACCACGCTTCATAAGCCTTAATGTCAAAAGAAGATCTATTGGGGCCTTTAAAGCCGTCTCTATGTCAGGCATTTCCTTTATATCCTCGCTTGATATCTTCTTATGCTGCCTAAAGACAGCTCCAATAAAACGCTTTAAGTTTTCTTTGAGCTTTCCCAACTCTTCAGCTTTATCTTTTTCCTTGGCTTGTATGGATCTTGATATGACGTAATCTGTCAGTTTGTCGATATCCTCTTCGAAGAGGGGCAGATCCGGACACAGTAGTTTGTAAATGCTTCTGTGGGATATGTTTAGGTCAGTCATACCTTTGATGATATCAACCGCAACTTGCGCCGTATCGTTCACGTCATCGTAGCCCCATTTGGATCCGACCGTCACCATCTGGCCTGATCGCCTCATCAGCTTAATGGCAAAGGCGTTGCGCCCCAGCACTTCCTTTGCATGTTTTTCCGCTTCTTTGGCAAGTTTTACGGCAAACTGCAGGGGGGATTTGTAGTGTGCTACAGCTATCCCCGCGCTCATCGTGGCGCTTGAACCCATTAGGGGAGCGATGGGTTTGCCTTTTGTCCAGAGGGCTTCCTGGTCCGTGTGGTACGTTTTATTGCCGTATTTGATCTCAATCTTTTCATTTCCTGAGTAAAGCTTTCTTATTTTGTTGGCACACTCCAAAGCGTTTACGGCAGGCAGCAAGGCCATAACATCGTCTCCGCCACAGTAAACCAGCATGCCGTCGTATTCCGATATGACAGCTTCAACGAGGGAGGAAAAGACCGACAGAGTACGTGAAAGGCCCCTGTGGTACGATGGCTGAACGGGCTTTAATTTCGAAATGACGTCCCAAATCTTATTTAAGTCTCTGCTGGCCTTGAAAGCATCCCTTACCTTTGAATGGGTAAAGACGTCAAGGTTTGGCGCCTTGTCACCGCTGACCCATTCACCCATCCTATCTCCGTCCATAAGCAGTATGGCAATGTAGTCGTTTTTGTCTGATCCGTTTTTATGGGCCACGTCTAGAGTCGATTCGTAGCGTATTTCCTTTGACAATACCGTGGCAAGCACTCTTTTTACCGAATTTAACGCGCCGAGCATATCCCTTTTTTCGTCGCCTTGTTCGTCTTTTTCCATGAAAATCGTGCATGCCTTTACGTTGCCCCCAAAATCGTCAGCCTGACTGATTCCGGAAAGGCTGGAGTCATCGCAGAAGGGTTTAAAACGCCTAATTTTTTTTACGGCGGCGAGCTTGGACGTAAGTATCCGGTAACTGTAACGGTAATAGGTGCCTTTATTAGGCTTGTAACCGCCTAGTTTGCCAATATCGTCTAAGACCTTTTGATATTCTTCTGCTCCCGAGCCGGTGAAGAATTTTTTGACTTCATCTACTGCATTCTTTGGGTCAAGCAGCGGATAGCTTACGGCCGATATGTTGGGAAAGATCTCCGCTTGGTGGGGAAAGGAATCTTTATTAAAATCAGCGACATATTGCACTCTGCCTGACCCTTGGCCTGCCCGATCCTTTTGTCGGATGATTTCACTGCAGGCGTCATTGCAGATTTCCATCCAGGAAGACGTCACGGCTTCTTTGCATTCACTTAAAATTACATCCACATTCCCTGTAGGAACGACGGCGACGAATATGTTTGGCAGTGAAGCCACTTTGTCGCTCATAGGCGGCAAGGTGCAAAAATTTCCCATTTTGACGCCCAAGCATTTTTCCAATGTGTCCTTCACGAAAGGTATGCCTCTAAGATAGGGGTAAATTATGGCATCAAAGCCGTAGTTAAGCCCGACTTTTTCGATTGCCTTGTAAATTAGATAAGAAAGCAGATAGCTTCCGGCCCAAAGGTCCCTCGTTTTTCTGGCCTGCGCTATCAACTCCTGAACGGGGCCTATGGCCACTGCTATTAGCGACGCTTCAACATAGTTGCCCTTTACGCATGGCGTTAAGGCTGCAGTGGTGTCAAGATGATCTATGATAGAGTGGTTAGGAATGCGGCTGTCTGCCGGGATGAACTGCGCCATGTCTGTCAAATAGGGTAAGTTCCACCATACGGCGTGATATGTTTTCTCGTAGTCGATCCCGTCAGTGCCTTTGTTTTGGTCGATCAGATCTGAAACAAGATCGACGTAATCAGCATTTGCGTTGTTTAATTTGCTTTTTATGTCGTCTGAAAGCTTTTTGCTGGAAAAAGGATGTATTATCTCGATTTCATCAGGAGCTATTCTTATTTGTTCTCCTGCTTTTTTGTAGGGGTTTTCGAAGGGCAGAGGGAGCCTGTCCATGCTGCTTGCTATGGGGTCTTCCGGACCACGGCTGTATTCTATGTTCAGCTTGGCAGCAATCTTTTGAGCCTTGTCTTCGTGATTCTTTACATCCAAGACCTTTCCAAGAGGATCATGGAAGAGGGCCGACAGTTTGGCCTTCCAAAATTCCCGTTTATCGTCCGTCTGATTGTCGGTCATCGAGGATCACCTCCCCCCTTGGGAAATTTTTTCTAAAATTTCTTTGAGCTTTTTAAAATCTTCGTAGGCAGTAATGGTAAAATCTTCGTTAATTGAACATTGCGTGCTTTTGTTTTCGGATTGATTTGAGTTATTTGGACCTGAATGATTGTCAAAACTTACTTCCCTTTCAAGAATAATCCCGTCATCCAATCTTTTATTGGTCATTTGGCTTGGCAGGATAAGAAAGACGGGAAACCATTTGTCATTTCGCCTGTGAATGGATACAAATAGGGGAGAGGCTTTTCTTCCCGTTTCATCGTCGGCAAGGCCGGCCAGAGAAGAGTAGATAGTAATCTTAAGTTTGTTAAAATCTTTAATTTTGGTTTTCTTAGGTTTCAAGTTGTAGTATTGCAGGGGCAAGCCAAGGATAGTTGGGGGAATTTTTACCTTTTCTTTTTCTTTTTGTCCTTCCAGTGCGGATATCAGATCATTGATACAATCACGTGACTCGCATTTGCGCAGCTCTTGTTTTGCCTGAGGATATAACCCTTTGTGGTCTTTAGTGGTTTTATACAGTCTTTCAAAAAGAAATTTTGTACTTTGACAACTTAAATTGTGGGGAACGTAGATAATATTATCCGTAAAGTTGGGAAACTCAGGTACATCGTTAAATTTAGTTTGTTCTAAAATAAAACTGCTATCTTTGTGTCTTTCATTATATGTTTCAGCAAATTTACTTATTGAATTTGCAACTTCGTTGATAAATTTTTTAACGCAAGCCTCATCGCTATTTTTGGCACAGAAAAACGAATCCCTGGAAAATGTTGCTTCTTGCGAGCCATCGTCGCCTGTTATTTTTATTATCTCGAACTCGCCAAATCCCTTTCTGGTCTTTGCGCCAAAGCCCGAAAAGACTGAGACGAGCTTTAGCAACCCCTGTAAAATAGGCCAAACACTTTCATCTTTTATGAAAAATGTGATATTAAGCGTAGAATTAGCCGGTAAAAAGCTGTACATGTGCTCATTTTCAGAGCTTGAGTCGTATAATCCGTAAAGGGCATAATTTACATTTTCAAATCTGAATTTTTTGGGTCGTGAATTTGTGGATTCAGCATTTTTATCAAAAGTACCAAAAATGTTCGAGAAAAACTTACATTTCTTATCTTCTTTGTTAAAAAACCCAATCGGCTTACCGCGATCATTCCATTCCACCGTTAGCCCGAAAGGTGCCTTAACATCCTGGGAGCCGAAAATCAGCGATTCAATAAGTTTTAAGCCGTCGTAATTTTTGTCATTGCCTTTTTGATTGTAGCGCTTTGAATCCATTTTTTCGTCTTTGTCGTCCTTGGTTGTTTTAAGCTTATGTACATCGATTACAAGAGGAGCAACAGCCCTAAACCAAAACCTCAATACGCCCTTGACGCTTTGCGGTCGCAATTCAAAGGGGTATACAGATGCGTTGGCATTTTTATCATAAATCGGCTCTTCTGCTCCGCGGGAAAACATCGGTGTTACCACTTTACACGTCACGATCTTTTGAGACAAACGCGATCACCACCTAAATTTGCATTTACATGCGAACATACTTTTACCACTCTTAATGGCATCAAACTTTAGGAAGCTTCAATACCTCGCCAATAACATAGGGATTTTCATCCTGTTCTTTGCGGGAACGTCTGTCTACTGCTATGACATGTTTTGTTGGAATTCCAAGATGTCTGAGTTCTTCTCCGATCCTTTCGGCGATATAGCCTAGTAAAGATGTACCACCCGTCAGGTTGATGGTAACTTCGTCGACCTCCTGCTCTTTTAAAAATGCGCTTATCTCGTCCAGCACTCGTTTGACTTCGCCGATTCCCTCAAAGGGGTCTTTTACCGTTACCACGCTGACATTTCCGCTAAAATCGGCCTTTTGGGTGATTTCTTTAACGTTATCTTTTAATTCCTCAGAGGTAAGCACGACAAGCGCGTCAGGTTTTCCGTGATTTAGTATCGTATAAAGAGCACCCTTTGCGTTGCCCATTGGGGAGATTACGGCTTTTTTCCGGGTGTCAAAGCAAAGTTGTTTTTTAAACTCCTCGATTGCCCGGTCTACATCTTGATCTGCTATTTCTTTAAGGCGCTTTTCTAGTTTGTCCATTCCCGGCGGATTGCTGTCGCTAAAACCAAAATGGGCCACATGGTTTCTTGCATCACGCAGTATATTATCTTCATTTGGCAATCTTATGGATTCGCGGTCTTTTCTGTCCAGCGGGTTTAATTTTACTCCTGCACATATATAAGAAAATAATTTTAAATTGATGCGATATTCCCTAGCCAGTCTGACGGCCATTCCGTAGTCTTGCGTTGCAATGTAAAACTTTATAAGCTGCCGTTCCGCCTCAAGTTCGTTTTTGTCGATTATCACTTCACTATTTTTTGTGTCCAGCTTTTCGTATTTTTCTATGATCTTTTTTATTAATGGTTCAAGCTCGGGGATGCATCTTTTGATCTCGTCGTGAACTTTGCTTGTTTTGTATGCCACATGGGCCATGAATCTATTTAAAGATTTCCGAATCATGCGTATGGATCCCAATCTAAGAGCTCGCGACAGTTCGCTTAATTCGCTATTAAGCTTAGAAAGTTCCAACGGAAGGTTCTTTTTGTCTGTAACGCCGCATGTATGACAATCTTTGTTTCTTTTTTCTACCAAATCGCCCAGCAATCCGCTAAATCCGTATTCCCTAAACTCCCTTGCGGCGAAAAGCCATTCGGCCATCCCTATGATGGACGTTAAATTAAGGCACTCCGTAGAAGATGTAGTATTGTTGTATTGTCCGTATACGACGGTTACGTCCGCGTTTTTAGCCTCTTTGGCATAAAGAGATATAACTACGGCCATGATCGGGATGGACCTAAACGAATGGGTAGTGTCTATAAAGACCTTTTCGCCGTATTCTATAACATCGAGCATTTTGGCAACTAGGTCCGGGGGATTTGCTTCGGGGTTGGCTGATATGGATACATGATCATATTGTATTTGATGTTCATCTAAATATGATTGTGCTGTTTTCCAGTTAGGGCTATTTTCCGATTCTTCGGTAAGAAAAAATATAATTTTTAGGTTTTCCTGCGATTTTATCCTGCGAAAGCATTCGGCAAGAGCAATGGGGAAAATGGGATACCCCATTTCAAAACTTCCCTTAGCACCTTTTTCGAAAACGTTATACTTAATGCTGATTTTGCTTGTGTTGTAACTACCGGTTCCAAGAAATGTCAGAATTTTAGCCAATCAACACATCGCCTCCTTATTACATTTCATGCTAATGTAAATAGATATATTTGAGCTGATATTTAAAGTATACTAAGATTACTTCGTTAGACATAGTATATTATACAAGCCAACGGAGGGTCAATATGCAAGTTATCGAAGTTGCATAATAAAATTTTCAAAGTAGATCTGGTTGCGCAATGTACCAAAAGCATAATTATGGCCAAGTCCCAATGACAAACTGTGTCGATCCCCGGTAGTGCATAAATCCCTGGGGATCGACACAAGCTAAAACCAGCCATAAATTCGTCAACCATCGAATGTCTTTATAGTACAAAAGTGATTTGACTATTACATCGGCATGTTTTATACTTGCATCAGCAATCACATATCAAACGAGTTTTTAGTCTTCCTATAAGGGATGGAAACACCATCCGTCCTTGTGCCTGCCATCGGCGTCGAATCCAGGTTTTTAGTCTTCCTATAAGGGATGGAAACAATGAACTGATAGAGGGGGGCAGTTTAGATGAGCGAAAGTTTTTAGTCTTCCTATAAGGGATGGAAACCTGCATTCGTTTTCATGCAACGGTTGATGCTCTTTTGGTTTTTAGTCTTCCTATAAGGGATGGAAACACATAAGGATTATCAACGTTCTTGACCCGTCAATAGTGTTTTTAGTCTTCCTATAAGGGATGGAAACTGCCGCCCGTACCTCCAAGCTCCGCCTTCGATTTCAAGTTTTTAGTCTTCCTATAAGGGATGGAAACTCTCCCTTGCGGCCCTAAGTGAAGGTAAGTCGTCTGGGTTTTTAGTCTTCCTATAAGGGATGGAAACTTGCATTTCTGAAAAACTCGGCAGTTTTTCTCTGAGTTTTTAGTCTTCCTATAAGGGATGGAAACACTCCGCAATTTATAGCGCTCATATTGGTATCCCTCGTTTTTAGTCTTCCTATAAGGGATGGAAACACGAATGGCGAAAACGAAGAGCCGAGGGAGGTGAGCAGTTTTTAGTCTTCCTATAAGGGATGGAAACATCTTAATGTCTCTTCAACAGGATACACCACTTCTAGTTTTTAGTCTTCCTATAAGGGATGGAAACCTGATGGCCCCTATTTTTTCCAGTTCCGCAAGCCATGTTTTTAGTCTTCCTATAAGGGATGGAAACCCCTTTCAAGCTCCGACAGGTCGGCACCGAATGAATGTTTTTAGTCTTCCTATAAGGGATGGAAACTCGGCATCACGAAGATAGCCTATGATCTCGACCATGTTTTTAGTCTTCCTATAAGGGATGGAAACTGATCTCGACCATCCTGTGATGCCGAATACAGTCCCCGGTTTTTAGTCTTCCTATAAGGGATGGAAACAAGAAAAAACAGGTAGGAACGGAAAGTGTAACTGCGTTTTTAGTCTTCCTATAAGGGATGGAAACAAAGTTGAGCCTCTCTCGATGCGTTAATAATGTCATGTTTTTAGTCTTCCTATAAGGGATGGAAACCGGCATAAACCCGAGGGGCGGGATATTTCTCACGAAGAGTTTTTAGTCTTCCTATAAGGGATGGAAACCCATGTAATATTTGGGATATGTTTTGCCTCCTGCAAGTTTTTAGTCTTCCTATAAGGGATGGAAACCAGCGGGCGTGTAAAGAAAGCAGGGCAGGCCCCAGGGTTTTTAGTCTTCCTATAAGGGATGGAAACCTGTCGCCATCTTTATGCCCTCCCTTTATGCTTTTAGTTTTTAGTCTTCCTATAAGGGATGAAAACGTATTTCAGCAATAACGGAAAAGCAAGAACTATTTAGTTTTTAGTCTTCCTATAAGGGATGGAAACTCGTCGGCATATACAATACCATTCATCCCGTCTTCAGTTTTTAGTCTTCCTATAAGGGATGGAAACTAGCTGGAGAGTTAGTTGACGTCGTAATTTTCCTTGGTTTTTAGTCTTCCTATAAGGGATGGAAACCTGTCGCCATCTTTATGCCCTCCCTTTATGCTTTTAGTTTTTAGTCTTCCTATAAGGGATGGAAACGTATTTCAGCAATAACGGAAAAGCAAGAACTATTTAGTTTTTAGTCTTCCTATAAGGGATGGAAACTCGTCGGCATATACAATACCATTCATCCCGTCTTCAGTTTTTAGTCTTCCTATAAGGGATGGAAACTAGCTGGAGAGTTAGTTGACGTCGTAATTTTCCTTGGTTTTTAGTCTTCCTATAAGGGATGGAAACCCGTCGCCATGCGCTCGGCGTGAAGCGGCACAGCGCGTTTTTAGTCTTCCTATAAGGGATGGAAACCATCGGGCCTGCGTAGGCAGTGCCGGCCACCGCATCAGTTTTTAGTCTTCCTATAAGGGATGGAAACCGATATCGGACCTTTTCGTAGCATTCCGACACGTCAGTTTTTAGTCTTCCTATAAGGGATGGAAACAGTTCTGCGCCTTCTTTCACAATGTCTTTTCTTTCTCGTTTTTAGTCTTCCTATAAGGGATGGAAACCATATTCAATAAACTCAAGCTCGTCTTCTCTTTTAACCCGTTTTTAGTCTTCCTATAAGGGATGGAAACGCAGTACAGGCTTGACAAGGCAGCCGTCCGTGATGCGCGTTTTTAGTCTTCCTATAAGGGATGGAAACGACAGGGAGATGATTATCCTGCGCCTGCCCGTCTCTGTTTTTAGTCTTCCTATAAGGGATGGAAACTGGGCAGCGAAGCCGTCAGGACTCCCGCAAGGCTCGGTTTTTAGTCTTCCTATAAGGGATGGAAACTCTTCCGGTGAAGGCAATGTAATTAATATGTCCGATGTGTTTTTAGTCTTCCTATAAGGGATGGAAACTGACGAGGAAGCGGGGCAGGACGTGATCCGCTTATAGTTTTTAGTCTTCCTATAAGGGATGGAAACAGGGTGATAGATATCCAGCCGGCGGAAGAGTAGGGCGGTTTTTAGTCTTCCTATAAGGGATGGAAACATGTAGGTTATCCTGTTGCCGTCCATGCTCACCCAGCGTTTTTAGTCTTCCTATAAGGGATGGAAACAGGATCTCAAGAGACTTATTCATGCACTCCGTGGCTTGTTTTTAGTCTTCCTATAAGGGATGGAAACAGAATATAAGCGATGACGAAGCGGAAATCGTCCTAGTTTTTAGTCTTCCTATAAGGGATGGAAACTCTTCACCTTTTACACCCTTCCTAACTTCAATCTTAGTTTTTAGTCTTCCTATAAGGGATGGAAACCAGCACTAATCATCTGTAATTGAACATCTACATGGGTTTTTAGTCTTCCTATAAGGGATGGAAACCTGATTGTAGTAAATTGTTCATCAGAACCTACCTTGGGTTTTTAGTCTTCCTATAAGGGATGGAAACAGTATAACGGTGCACAAATCCACACCGACCGTGAAAGGTTTTTAGTCTTCCTATAAGGGATGGAAACTCCTGGTTGGGCTGATGAAGATGAAGTGGAAGAGTCTGTTTTTAGTCTTCCTATAAGGGATGGAAACAATTCGTTCGGCTCTGTAATCATGAAAATATCTACCTTGTTTTTAGTCTTCCTATAAGGGATGGAAACAAAATCCGCCATGTTAAGTTCATGTATATCTTCATGTTTTTAGTCTTCCTATAAGGGATGGAAACATATCTTCCAAGAATACCCGCTGCCCGCACACGGGACGTTTTTAGTCTTCCTATAAGGGATGGAAACGAAGATTTCTGATCCAGCTCATTCAAACACCTACTTGTTTTTAGTCTTCCTATAAGGGATGGAAACCAAGGTCGGGATTTTTTAAGAGCTTTTCCGTCAAATTGTTTTTAGTCTTCCTATAAGGGATGGAAACTGTCTAATGGCCCTGCCATGCCCAACTTTCTCATTTGTTTTTAGTCTTCCTATAAGGGATGGAAACTTTGTCAAGCCCTCTATAAAAAGTTAGGTAAACCTGTTTTTAGTCTTCCTATAAGGGATGGAAACAAGTATTCAAACGTGGAACATCCATTCCTTCTTTAAACGTTTTTAGTCTTCCTATAAGGGATGGAAACTTGAACTCCTTAACATTTTAAATCTCTCCTTTCTTGTTTTTGCATTATGTTGATTTTGTACTCTATAAAAATTATTTAACAATCTATTATTTTTTGCCCTTCCTATGGCATCTCCAAAATTAAGGCACCACTTCTTTTGATTTTAAATCAGATAAACAAAGCAGCTGTTTTGTAAATGCAAAGTTGGGTTTGCCTATCTGTAAACAGTTGTTATAATATGTTTGAGCAAAAACTGTATCGAATACACAAAAGGCCATGGATAGAATTATCGTCACACCGGGTAGACAGCAGTATATTCGGCTGTGCACGTTTAATTCCGGCAAGGGTCGGCATTTGCCTGATGCGAATTTTTCTTTAAATAATATGCATGACAGCCGGGGAGGCAATGTTCGTGAAAAAGTTAGTTAAAAACGATTATGAGAATATGAGCTCGGATGCAGCTGCAATCGTGGCTGAGGCGATAAGGAAAAAACCGAATCTGGTTCTGGGCCTGGCTACCGGAGGCACACCCCTTGG is a window from the Acetomicrobium flavidum genome containing:
- the cmr1 gene encoding type III-B CRISPR module RAMP protein Cmr1 translates to MSQKIVTCKVVTPMFSRGAEEPIYDKNANASVYPFELRPQSVKGVLRFWFRAVAPLVIDVHKLKTTKDDKDEKMDSKRYNQKGNDKNYDGLKLIESLIFGSQDVKAPFGLTVEWNDRGKPIGFFNKEDKKCKFFSNIFGTFDKNAESTNSRPKKFRFENVNYALYGLYDSSSENEHMYSFLPANSTLNITFFIKDESVWPILQGLLKLVSVFSGFGAKTRKGFGEFEIIKITGDDGSQEATFSRDSFFCAKNSDEACVKKFINEVANSISKFAETYNERHKDSSFILEQTKFNDVPEFPNFTDNIIYVPHNLSCQSTKFLFERLYKTTKDHKGLYPQAKQELRKCESRDCINDLISALEGQKEKEKVKIPPTILGLPLQYYNLKPKKTKIKDFNKLKITIYSSLAGLADDETGRKASPLFVSIHRRNDKWFPVFLILPSQMTNKRLDDGIILEREVSFDNHSGPNNSNQSENKSTQCSINEDFTITAYEDFKKLKEILEKISQGGR
- a CDS encoding CRISPR-associated DxTHG motif protein, whose product is MAKILTFLGTGSYNTSKISIKYNVFEKGAKGSFEMGYPIFPIALAECFRRIKSQENLKIIFFLTEESENSPNWKTAQSYLDEHQIQYDHVSISANPEANPPDLVAKMLDVIEYGEKVFIDTTHSFRSIPIMAVVISLYAKEAKNADVTVVYGQYNNTTSSTECLNLTSIIGMAEWLFAAREFREYGFSGLLGDLVEKRNKDCHTCGVTDKKNLPLELSKLNSELSELSRALRLGSIRMIRKSLNRFMAHVAYKTSKVHDEIKRCIPELEPLIKKIIEKYEKLDTKNSEVIIDKNELEAERQLIKFYIATQDYGMAVRLAREYRINLKLFSYICAGVKLNPLDRKDRESIRLPNEDNILRDARNHVAHFGFSDSNPPGMDKLEKRLKEIADQDVDRAIEEFKKQLCFDTRKKAVISPMGNAKGALYTILNHGKPDALVVLTSEELKDNVKEITQKADFSGNVSVVTVKDPFEGIGEVKRVLDEISAFLKEQEVDEVTINLTGGTSLLGYIAERIGEELRHLGIPTKHVIAVDRRSRKEQDENPYVIGEVLKLPKV